A single region of the Gasterosteus aculeatus chromosome 1, fGasAcu3.hap1.1, whole genome shotgun sequence genome encodes:
- the tmem97 gene encoding sigma intracellular receptor 2: MSVRVLEVLFFFYFASHIPITLFIDLQALLPEHVYPQPLKDLLQWYAQEFRDPMVLDPPQWFQSFIFCEALIQMPFFPVAAYAFLKGGCKWIRTPAIVYSTHVATTLVPILAHILFHQFPTKPHAGPQTPKERWLLVSIYIPYLLVPLLLLLTMLLSATYNSTSTSTFTSRHKSAKSKKN, encoded by the exons ATGTCAGTCCGCGTGTTGGaagttctcttcttcttctacttcgcCTCCCACATTCCGATCACTCTGTTCATCGACCTACAAGCGCTGCTGCCCGAACATGTGTATCCTCAGCCG CTGAAGGACCTTCTGCAGTGGTACGCGCAGGAGTTCAGGGACCCCATGGTGCTGGATCCGCCACAATGGTTCCAGTCTTTCATTTTCTGCGAGGCTTTGATTCAAATGCCGTTTTTCCCGGTTGCAGCCTACGCTTTCCTGAAAG GTGGCTGTAAGTGGATCCGGACTCCTGCCATCGTGTATTCCACACATGTGGCCACCACGCTGGTCCCCATCCTAGCTCACATCTTGTTCCACCAGTTCCCTACGAAACCCCATGCTGGTCCCCAGACCCCGAAGGAGCGCTGGCTACTGGTCTCCATATACATCCCATATCTGCTTGtgcccctgctgctgctcctcaccATGCTGCTGTCCGCCACATAcaactccacctccacctccaccttcacATCAAGACACAAGTCAGCCAAATCCAAGAAGAACTGA